The following coding sequences lie in one Arachis stenosperma cultivar V10309 chromosome 5, arast.V10309.gnm1.PFL2, whole genome shotgun sequence genomic window:
- the LOC130981824 gene encoding cullin-1-like, which yields MERKTIDLEQGWDYMQKGITKLKKILEGLPEPPFSSEEYMMLYTTIYNMCTQKPPNDFSQQLYDKYKEAFDDYIESTVLPSLREKHDEFMLRELVQRWINHKVMVRWLSRFFHYLDRYFIARRSLPPLNAVGLTCFRDLVYMEVRANARKAVITLIDKEREGEQIDRSLLKNVLDIFVEIGMGEMDQYEQDFEVQMLEDTADYYKSKATNWIEVDSCPDYMLKAEDCLRRERERVTHYLHSSTEQKLVEKVQHELLVTHANQLLEKEHSGVRALLRDDKVEDLSRMYRLYQKIPKGLDPVANVFKQHITAEGTALVQQAEEASSSQTTSGPGLQEQVLVRKFIELHDKYMTYVNDCFINHTLFHKALKEAFEVFCNKNVAGSSSAELLATFCDNILKKGGSEKLSDEAIEETLEKVVKLLAYISDKDLYAEFYRKKLARRLLFDRSANEDHEKCILTKLKQQCGGQFTSKMEGMVMDLTLARDNQMKFEEYLRDNTHVNPGIDLTVTVLTTGFWPSYKSFDLNLPVEMVKCVEVFKEFYETKTKHRKLTWIYSLGTCHIIGKFEPKTIELVVSTYQAAALLLFNSADKLSYSEIMMQLNLTHEDVVRLLHSLSCAKYKILSKEPNTRTISPNDSFEFNYKFTDKMRRIKIPLPPVDERKKVIEDVDKDRRYAIDAAIVRIMKSRKVLGHQQLVLECVEQLGRMFKPDIKAIKKRIEDLITRDYLERDKENPNTFKYLA from the exons ATGGAGCGGAAGACTATTGATTTGGAACAAGGTTGGGACTATATGCAGAAGGGGATTACTAAGTTGAAGAAAATTCTTGAAGGATTGCCAGAACCTCCTTTCAGCTCAGAGGAATACATGATGCTTTACAC GACTATTTATAATATGTGTACTCAGAAGCCACCGAACGATTTTTCACAACAGCTTTATGATAAATACAAGGAGGCTTTTGATGACTACATAGAGTCTACG GTTTTGCCATCTCTAAGGGAGAAGCATGATGAATTTATGCTTAGGGAGCTTGTCCAAAGGTGGATAAATCACAAGGTCATGGTGAGGTGGCTTTCACGCTTCTTTCATTATCTTGATCGGTACTTCATTGCTCGACGCTCCCTGCCACCACTCAATGCTGTTGGCCTTACCTGCTTCCGTGATCTG GTTTATATGGAGGTACGAGCTAATGCAAGGAAAGCTGTGATCACTCTT ATTGACAAAGAGCGTGAGGGCGAACAGATTGATAGATCATTGCTGAAAAATGTtcttgatatatttgttgagATTGGTATGGGTGAAATGGATCAATATGAGCAGGATTTCGAAGTTCAGATGCTTGAGGATACTGCTGATTACTACAAAAGTAAGGCTACAAACTGGATTGAGGTTGACTCTTGTCCAGATTATATGCTAAAG GCTGAGGACTGCTTgagaagggagagagaaagagtgaCTCATTACTTGCACTCCAGCACTGAGCAGAAATTGGTAGAG AAAGTGCAACATGAGTTGTTGGTGACCCATGCTAATCAATTACTTGAGAAGGAGCACTCTGGTGTCCGGGCCTTGCTTAGAGATGATAAG GTGGAAGATCTCTCTCGGATGTATAGACTTTACCAAAAAATACCTAAAGGCTTGGATCCTGTTGCGAATGTATTCAAGCAG CATATTACAGCCGAGGGTACAGCATTGGTCCAGCAGGCTGAAGAAGCTTCTAGCAGTCAG ACCACAAGTGGGCCTGGTCTTCAGGAACAA GTCCTTGTCAGAAAATTCATAGAGCTCCATGACAAGTACATGACATATGTTAATGACTGCTTTATAAATCACACACTGTTCCACAAG GCTTTAAAGGAGGCATTTGAGGTATTCTGTAATAAAAATGTTGCTGGTAGTTCCAGTGCAGAACTATTAGCTACATTCTGCGACAATATCCTTAAAAAGGGTGGAAGTGAGAAGCTGAGCGATGAAGCAATTGAAGAAACTCTTGAGAAG GTAGTCAAGCTGCTTGCATATATCAGTGATAAGGATCTCTATGCAGAATTTTACAG GAAAAAACTAGCCCGCAGATTACTTTTTGATAGGAGTGCCAATGAAGATCATGAAAAGTGTATTTTGACAAAGCTAAAGCAGCAGTGTGGTGGCCAGTTCACATCTAAGATGGAGGGAATG GTTATGGACTTGACTTTGGCGCGTGATAACCAGATGAAATTTGAGGAATATCTTCGGGACAACACACATGTTAATCCTGGAATTGATCTGACTGTTACTGTTCTTACCACAGGATTCTGGCCAAGTTACAAGTCTTTTGATCTCAACCTCCCGGTGGAGATG gtCAAGTGTGTGGAAgtttttaaagaattttatgAAACAAAGACAAAACACAGAAAACTTACATGGATTTACTCACTTGGAACTTGCCACATCATTGGCAAGTTTGAACCGAAGACTATTGAACTAGTTGTGTCAACCTATCAG GCTGCTGCCTTGCTGCTATTCAACAGTGCTGATAAGTTGAGCTATTCAGAGATTATGATGCAGCTGAACTTAACCCATGAAGATGTTGTTAGATTACTCCATTCCCTGTCATGTGCAAAATATAAGATTCTTAGCAAGGAGCCTAACACCAGAACTATATCGCCAAATGATAGTTTTGAGTTCAACTACAAATTCACTGACAAAATGAGAAGGATCAAG ATCCCACTACCACCGGTTGATGAAAGGAAGAAGGTGATTGAAGATGTTGACAAGGACCGACGATATGCCATAGATGCTGCAATTGTGCGCATCATGAAGAGCAGGAAAGTTTTAGGCCATCAACAACTGGTTTTGGAGTGTGTTGAACAACTGGGCCGCATGTTCAAG CCTGACATCAAAGCAATTAAGAAGCGGATTGAAGATCTCATAACTCGTGACTATCTGGAAAGAGACAAAGAAAACCCGAATACTTTCAAGTATCTGGCTTAA